The nucleotide sequence TGGCGTACAACGTCAAGGTCTGGCTGATGTACGGCAAATTCGACGAGCTGGCCAAACCCTACTTCATGTAGAGATTTACTACAGATTCCGCTGGCGCCGCAATCCCTTCACTTCGGCTTCGATTCGGACTTGCCCCCGCTCATGAATGCGCCCGCACCCTGCATGATTCTGGTGCCGACGCTCAGCAACGCGTCGGTCAGGCCGGGGAACAGCGACGCCAGCTTCTCTGCGACCGCCGCACCCGGCGGCACGTCCACTTCCGTCAAGCCGAACGCCGCCGCCGCCAGCACCGCCCACGTGACCCACCGCGCCGGCATCGCCATCATCGAGGGCATCCCCTTGAACGCGTCGCGCTTCATCGCGTCGTGCGCCATCGGCGTATCGATCACCCCGGGCATCACCAGCGACACCTTGATTCCGGTGTTGAACAACTCGACGCGGAGCGCCTCCGTCAGTCCGACCAGCGCGAACTTGGTGGCGCTGTAGCCGCCGAGCGGACTCATCCCGCGGCGTCCCGCGAGCGACGAGATATTCACGATGTTGCCGTTTTTCGCTTTGCGCATCGCCGGCAGCACCGCCTGCATCGCGTTGAGCGCGCCGAACAGGTTCACGTCCATCATGCGGCGCAGATCTTCCGGCTTGAGTTTCTCGATTTCGTCGGTGATCAACAGCCCCGCCGAGTTGACCAGGATATCGATCGCGCCGAAGGATTCGATCACCTGTTCGACCGCCCACTTCATCCGCGCGCGATCGGTCACGTCGCAATCGAGCGCGAGCGCCTGGCCGCCGGCCTTATCGATCTTTTTGGCGAGTTCTTCGAGTTGCAGTCGGCGGCGCGCGAGCAACGCAACCTTCGCGCCCTGCTCGCCGAATGCCAGCGCGACGTCGTGCCCGATTCCGCTCGAGGCGCCAGTCACGATCACCGATTTACCGCGAAAATATCCGAGCACGGGCCCCTTCGATTCCGTTTTGGATTCGGCCATGACCGTCACCTCGATTCGGCTATCGTCGCTTGCTCGCGCGCTACTTCGGCTTCCGCATGAGCGCATTGTGCGCCGGCGGCCGGCGGATGCGCAAACCAGGTGGCGACTTGCCCGACTTCCCAACCGTGGTTAGCCTTTAAGCTCGCGCACGCGAGAGAAAATTGAACGCCAAAACCGTCATCACTGAAGATCGCGCCGCCGCGTAAACCTTCTCGGCAATCCGCCGGATTCAAACATTGGACATCAAGGATAATATGCGCTCTGAGGCCGGCGCGATCGTGCTCGTCGGCGGCCGCAGCTCGCGGATGGGCGTGCCCAAGATGTCGCTGGATTTCGGCGGCGCTCCATTACTCACTCGAATAGTCACTGAGCTGAAACGGCGCTTCGATGAAATAGTCATTGTCGCGGCGCCCGACCTCTCGCCGCACCCGCGCGTTCCGATCGCCGGCGTCAAGGTCATCCACGATGAAGAGGCGTTCCAGGGTCCGCTCGAAGCGCTGCGGCGCGGCCTGGTCGCGCTCGACCACGATATCGGCTTCGCGTGTTCCGGCGATCTGGCGCTGCTGAATGCCTACGTCGCCGATGCGCTCGTCGGGATGCTCGAGGACTTCGACGCCGTGATTCCCGAGGTCGGCGGCAAGCTGCAACCGCTGCACGCCGTCTATCGCAAGCGATGCGCCAGTGCGATCGAATCGCTCGCCGCGAGCGGCGAGAAGCGCCTCACCGCCAGCGCCAACGCGATCAACGCGCGGCGCGTGCCCGAGCACGAACTGCTGGCGCTCGATCCGGAACTGCGGAGTTTCTTCAACGTCAACACGCCCGAGGACTACGCGCTCGCGCTGAACCTCGCCGGCTTCCAGCAATCATCGTAGCCGCTTATCGCAAGCGCGATTCGTTCGATGCCGCGGCGCGCGCAGCGCTTTCGTTCGCCTCATCGATGCGTTCGGTTCAGCATCATAGCTAAGGAAGAGCGGAGAACGTCGATGGAACAAAAGACCGTCGCGGTGGCCGGCGGCTCCGGATTTATCGGCCGCGCGATTGTGCGGCGAATGGCCGCCACCGGCGGAATCAAGGCGCGCGTGCTGACGCGCAATCCGGACGCGGTACGGCTCGATTCGCCGAACGTCGAATTTGCGCGCGCCGACATCGCCGAGCCCGCGAGCCTCGCCGCGGCGCTTAATGGCGCGGACGCAATCGTCGATGCGGTCCAGTTCGAAGGTTACCCGGTTGAAAATCCTGCGCGCGGACAAACTTTCGAGCGCGTCGATTATGGCGGCGTGATCGCTTTGCTCGCCGCGGCGAAGCAGGCGGGCGTCGCGCAGTTTATCTACATCAGCGGCGCCGCCGCGAATGAAGCCAGCTCGCATCCGGGCTTTCGCGCCAAGGGACGCGCCGAACGCGCGATCCGCGAGTCGGGCCTATCGTACACCACCTTCCGCCCGTCGCTGGTCTATGGTCCGGAAGACAAGGTCGTGAGCAGCCTCGCCAAGGCACTCAAGTTCGCGCCGATTTTTGGCGTGCCCGGCACCGGACGGCAAAAGGTTCAGCCCGTGCTGGTGGACGATTTGGCCGCCTGCGTGACGCTCGCAATCCAGGGACGCGGACGCAACGGCACTTACGAAGTCGGCGGCCCCGACCTGATGACCTTCGACGAGATGATGCGCATCATCATGAATGCGAGCGGGCATCGGAGACCGCTCTTCCACATTCCGGAGGGGCTGATGCGCGCGATCGGCGGGCTCGCGGAAAAACTGCCCAAGCCGATGCTCTCGCGCGACGCGGTCACCTTCGTCACCGCCGACAACGCGTGCGATATCGGACCGCTGCGCGAAGAATTCGGCATCAATCTTACGCCGGCGCGCGTCGGGATGGCTTACCTGTCGAAAAAGTAGGAACCGCTACAGCCGGCGCCAGCCCGTTCCTTCATGGCCGAAACCGAAAAGCTCGGGATGAACGATCTCGGCGAGAATCTCGAGCGATTCGGCGATGCGCGGTCCTGGCCGATTGAAATATTGATTGCCGTCCGCCATGAAAACGCGCCGCTCACGCACCGCGCCGAGCCTCGGCCATTCAGGACGACTCGTTAGCGCCGGCAGATCCTCCGCCGCGCGATTCATGTCGAAGCCACACGGCGAGATC is from Candidatus Binatus sp. and encodes:
- a CDS encoding SDR family oxidoreductase, which produces MAESKTESKGPVLGYFRGKSVIVTGASSGIGHDVALAFGEQGAKVALLARRRLQLEELAKKIDKAGGQALALDCDVTDRARMKWAVEQVIESFGAIDILVNSAGLLITDEIEKLKPEDLRRMMDVNLFGALNAMQAVLPAMRKAKNGNIVNISSLAGRRGMSPLGGYSATKFALVGLTEALRVELFNTGIKVSLVMPGVIDTPMAHDAMKRDAFKGMPSMMAMPARWVTWAVLAAAAFGLTEVDVPPGAAVAEKLASLFPGLTDALLSVGTRIMQGAGAFMSGGKSESKPK
- a CDS encoding molybdenum cofactor guanylyltransferase, with translation MDIKDNMRSEAGAIVLVGGRSSRMGVPKMSLDFGGAPLLTRIVTELKRRFDEIVIVAAPDLSPHPRVPIAGVKVIHDEEAFQGPLEALRRGLVALDHDIGFACSGDLALLNAYVADALVGMLEDFDAVIPEVGGKLQPLHAVYRKRCASAIESLAASGEKRLTASANAINARRVPEHELLALDPELRSFFNVNTPEDYALALNLAGFQQSS
- a CDS encoding NAD(P)H-binding protein translates to MEQKTVAVAGGSGFIGRAIVRRMAATGGIKARVLTRNPDAVRLDSPNVEFARADIAEPASLAAALNGADAIVDAVQFEGYPVENPARGQTFERVDYGGVIALLAAAKQAGVAQFIYISGAAANEASSHPGFRAKGRAERAIRESGLSYTTFRPSLVYGPEDKVVSSLAKALKFAPIFGVPGTGRQKVQPVLVDDLAACVTLAIQGRGRNGTYEVGGPDLMTFDEMMRIIMNASGHRRPLFHIPEGLMRAIGGLAEKLPKPMLSRDAVTFVTADNACDIGPLREEFGINLTPARVGMAYLSKK